From a region of the Nerophis lumbriciformis linkage group LG06, RoL_Nlum_v2.1, whole genome shotgun sequence genome:
- the LOC133608870 gene encoding uncharacterized protein: MAVSDFSKRNLVLLTISTAVPLMKSGAWLDWCFLKSTMISLVLSTFRTRLLVLHQSTRCFTSSLWSMSLLSRMRPTTVVSSAYFTMWLVVDLAQQSWVINVNSSGLRTQPWGEPVLREMLPTLRDWGLSVRKSSSQLHRGVLNPRGASLLTKCCGMMVLNAELKSRNNIRTCVSFPSRCSKERDYPRLAAVHSNHHQCFPCFP, translated from the exons ATGGCGGTATCAGATTTCAGTAAAAG gaacttggtgctgctgaccatctccaccgctgtgccgttgatgaagagtggagcgtggctggactggtgcttcctgaagtcaacgatgatctccttggtcttgtcgacattcaggaccaggttgttggttttgcaccagtcaaccagatgtttcacctcttccctgtggtccatgtcgttgttgtcacggatgaggcccactactgtcgtgtcgtccgcatacttcacaatgtggttagtagtggacctggcgcagcagtcatgggtcatcaacgtgaacagcagcggactcaggacgcagccctggggggagccggtgctcagggagatgttgCCCACTCTCagagactggggtctgtctgtgaggaagtcaagcagccagttgcataggggggtactgaatccaaggggggccagtttgctcaccaagtgctgcgggatgatggtgttgaatgctgagctgaagtccagaaacaacatccgcacatgtgtgtcctttccttccagatgttctaaggaGCGGGACTATCCAAGACTGGCAGCAGTGCACTCAAaccaccaccag